A genomic segment from Glycine max cultivar Williams 82 chromosome 1, Glycine_max_v4.0, whole genome shotgun sequence encodes:
- the LOC102669672 gene encoding uncharacterized protein: MGTNNLPRRIHEMTTKAKGMQPSRAEIYIDTRTRKDGSIVTEKAAIVIDELKKKMVEAESLQNLQSTQDSTNWTNDIYSKVKGPEKRGRVRCLGKLPHQASSSQSSYANNRIQKLENLLGNLVVVLKVRFAEDPQINQVLEVIDQEVPTNGSTSKDHQTTNNLN; encoded by the exons ATGGGAACAAATAATCTTCCAAGACGGATTCATGAGatg ACAACAAAGGCTAAGGGAATGCAACCTTCTAGGGCAGAAATTTATATTGACACTCGAACTCGAAAAGATGGAAGCATTGTTACTGAAAAGGCTGCTATTGTAatt GatgaactaaaaaagaaaatggttgaAGCAGAGAGTTTGCAAAATTTACAAAGCACCCAAGATTCTACTAATTGGACAAATGATATATATTCAAAAGTCAAAGGACCTGAAAAAAGAGGACGTGTGCGTTGTCTTGGCAAGCTTCCACATCAAGCAAGTTCATCTCAAAGCTCTTATGCAAACAATAGAATTCAAAAGTTAGAGAATTTGCTTGGAAACCTTGTAGTTGTGCTTAAAGTACGATTTGCAGAAGATCCACAAATTAATCAAGTCTTAGAAGTTATAGATCAAGAG GTACCTACAAATGGTTCTACCAGTAAAGATCATCAAACTACAAACAATCTTAACTAG